A region of Silurus meridionalis isolate SWU-2019-XX chromosome 17, ASM1480568v1, whole genome shotgun sequence DNA encodes the following proteins:
- the LOC124400118 gene encoding LOW QUALITY PROTEIN: H-2 class II histocompatibility antigen, A-Q alpha chain-like (The sequence of the model RefSeq protein was modified relative to this genomic sequence to represent the inferred CDS: inserted 1 base in 1 codon), protein MKLFLILFTLMCVKDTGAQSKHTQIELIECSDTDKEYMIGTDGEEQFYVDFEKKEGVVMLPXFADPISYPGQYAFAEANMPICKQNLDVWKQDFKDQPVPKDPPQSSIYPKQKMQLGSQNLLVCHFTRFFPPHVTVRWTKNNVDVTESSTLSRYYPNEDNTYNQFSHLLFTPQEGDVYTCTVEHEALQNPDTKTWEVDVELPSVGPAVFCGVGLAVGLLGVATGTFFLVKGNQCN, encoded by the exons ATGAAGTTATTTCTGATCTTGTTCACACTGATGTGTGTGAAGGACACTGGAGCTCAGA GTAAACACACTCAAATTGAACTGATCGAATGCTCAGACACGGATAAAGAGTATATGATAGGGACCGATGGAGAAGAGCAGTTTTATGTAGATTTTGAGAAGAAGGAGGGGGTGGTCATGCTGC CGTTCGCTGATCCGATCAGTTACCCCGGACAGTACGCGTTCGCCGAGGCTAATATGCCCATCTGCAAACAAAACTTAGACGTGTGGAAACAAGACTTTAAAGATCAGCCGGTGCCAAAGG atCCCCCACAAAGCTCCATCTATCCCAAGCAAAAGATGCAGTTGGGGTCACAGAATCTGCTCGTCTGTCACTTCACACGATTTTTCCCTCCACATGTGACTGTACGATGGACCAAAAACAACGTGGATGTGACAGAGAGCTCCACACTCAGTCGTTACTACCCTAATGAAGACAACACCTACAACCAGTTCTCCCACCTGCTCTTCACTCCACAGGAGGGAGATGTTTACACCTGCACTGTGGAGCACGAGGCGCTGCAGAACCCTGACACCAAGACATGGG aggtggATGTTGAGCTTCCCAGTGTAGGTCCTGCTGTGTTTTGTGGAGTGGGTCTGGCTGTGGGTCTGCTGGGAGTCGCTACTGGAACTTTCTTCCTGGTTAAAGGAAACCAGTGTAACTGA
- the LOC124400119 gene encoding H-2 class II histocompatibility antigen, A-R alpha chain-like, translating into MCGLFFSPDPPQSSIYPRDDIKLGLENLLVCHFTRFFPPHVTVRWTKNNEDVTDKSTLSRYYPNKDNTFNQFSHLTFTPQEGDVYTCTVEHQALENPDTMTWEVDVELPSVGPAVFCGVGLAVGLLGVATGTFFLVKGNQCN; encoded by the exons AtgtgtggtttatttttctctccagatCCTCCACAGAGCTCCATTTATCCTAGAGATGATATAAAGTTGGGTTTAGAGAATCTGCTCGTCTGTCACTTCACACGATTTTTCCCTCCACATGTGACTGTGCGATGGACCAAAAACAACGAGGATGTGACGGATAAATCCACACTCAGTCGTTACTACCCTAATAAAGACAACACCTTCAACCAGTTCTCCCACCTGACCTTCACTCCACAGGAGGGAGATGTTTACACCTGCACTGTGGAGCACCAGGCCCTGGAGAACCCTGACACCATGACGTGGG aggtggATGTTGAGCTTCCCAGTGTAGGTCCGGCTGTGTTTTGTGGAGTGGGTCTGGCTGTGGGGCTGCTGGGAGTCGCTACTGGAACTTTCTTCCTGGTTAAAGGAAACCAGTGTAACTGA
- the LOC124400112 gene encoding H-2 class II histocompatibility antigen, E-S beta chain-like — MLKMKMFLLLLLLPAVLNTAYGHSFAVPIQCIWSKEDMSDMELIEPYIINKIKYAEYNSTLGKYTGYTETGVRNAEEWNKDTALLQSRKADVERYCKHNAQLYYTAIFSKTVEPVVKVKMVQKSEGSHVDNLMCSAYSFYPPHIKVTWMRNGKEVKADVTSTEEMPDGDWYYQIHSHLQYKPESGEEISCVVEHASFKKPMIYKWDPSMPESDKSKIAIGASGLVLGIIISAAGFIYYKKKHSGRILVPT, encoded by the exons atgttgaagatgaagatgtttctgctgctgctgctgctgcctgcAGTCCTGAATACAGCAT ATGGACATTCATTTGCAGTACCAATACAGTGTATCTGGAGTAAAGAAGATATGAGTGATATGGAGTTAATTGAGCCCTACATCATTAATAAGATTAAGTATGCGGAGTATAACAGCACTCTGGGGAAGTATACAGGATACACTGAGACAGGAGTCAGAAACGCAGAGGAATGGAATAAAGACACTGCATTACTGCAGTCACGAAAAGCTGATGTGGAGAGATACTGTAAACACAATGCTCAGCTTTACTACACCGCCATCTTCAGTAAAACAG TTGAACCTGTGGTTAAGGTGAAGATGGTGCAGAAGTCAGAAGGTTCTCACGTGGACAATCTGATGTGCAGCGCTTACAGTTTTTACCCTCCACACATTAAAGTCACCTGGATGAGGAACGGTAAGGAGGTTAAGGCTGATGTGACGTCCACTGAGGAGATGCCTGATGGAGACTGGTACTATCAGATCCACTCTCACTTGCAGTACAAACCTGAATCTGGAGAGGAGATCTCCTGTGTGGTGGAACACGCCAGCTTCAAAAAACCCATGATCTATAAGTGGG ACCCGTCCATGCCTGAATCTGATAAGAGTAAGATCGCTATCGGAGCTTCAGGGTTGGTGTTGGGGATCATAATCTCAGCAGCTGGATTCATCTACTACAAGAAGAAACACTCAG GACGGATCCTGGTGCCCACATAA